A single Drosophila ananassae strain 14024-0371.13 chromosome 3L, ASM1763931v2, whole genome shotgun sequence DNA region contains:
- the LOC6494023 gene encoding rac GTPase-activating protein 1: MALSALASFDDLRRCMQVLTDGTAEEEFLRFLRIFEQYYEKCAGYAAETARIQSELDKSLTKMGDLEGKLFHARRIIDMEIKARRQAEHERDAMESKIMAVADLLRHERNLNNETRDKLAFLHTLPSSRKRKSLNAVREDKSYGDINSTGSLLSDLSITHSEDDFLDVRRSKSWREHRPSLPKNPIPCVGNKRSRLSSGLNGSMSANTPTTTKSRRSGLGIGVEQHTVDVGQGAERFCATTKVTIPQDGQGVIRAESTIESLPVIGGHERIGEGLSSTPRRSAMKEATAPPLTPVNAMAPHVAAESGTPIQHRPLMRQHTFSQKTFLRGDNCVQCQKRIRFGAVGLRCRDCPVRCHIDCRYLLTVSCVPQTGTPTAKTMTGYVSDFAPSVAPMIPALIVHCVNEIEARGLKEVGLYRLSSSEREYKALKEQFLRGKATPHLGNTDIYVLCCCVKDFLRSLTEPLIPTSQWKDFANAVQDPDAKDAQEMLYKSVKQLPQANRDTLAFLILHFQRIAECREVLMPIDNLSLIFGPTIVGYSTPDPDQHAIYTEVFTQKQVMKALLELPVSFWEQYIAIDHTRTPATVVKRVPSSNKDLLSLYATPFKGTIKKRKFYGTPPASAHKK; this comes from the exons ATGGCGCTCTCTGCCTTGGCGTCGTTCGATGATCTTCGGCGTTGCATGCAGGTATTGACCGACGGAACTGCCGAGGAGG AGTTCCTGCGCTTTCTGCGAATATTCGAGCAGTATTATGAAAAGTGTGCTGGATATGCGGCGGAAACGGCGAGGATCCAAAGCGAATTGGACAAGTCGCTGACCAAAATGGGCGATCTGGAGGGCAAGCTGTTCCACGCCCGCCGTATCATTGATATGGAGATCAAGGCCCGTCGCCAGGCCGAGCATGAACGTGATGCTATGGAGAGCAAGATCATGGCCGTTGCCGATCTGCTGCGCCACGAACGTAATCTGAACAACGAGACCCGAGATAAGTTGGCATTTCTTCACACACTGCCCTCTTCCCGGAAGCGGAAGTCACTGAACGCGGTGAGGGAGGACAAATCCTATGGGGATATCAACTCGACGGGCTCGCTGCTGTCGGATCTATCCATCACACACTCCGAGGACGATTTTCTGGATGTGCGCAGATCAAAATCCTGGCGAGAGCACCGCCCATCGTTGCCCAAGAATCCTATTCCCTGTGTGGGCAATAAGAGATCCCGGCTAAGCTCGGGTCTTAATGGCAGCATGTCAGCAAATACTCCAACGACGACCAAGTCGCGTCGCTCTGGCTTGGGCATTGGCGTGGAGCAGCACACAGTGGATGTGGGTCAGGGCGCTGAGCGCTTCTGCGCCACCACCAAGGTCACCATACCCCAGGACGGGCAAGGAGTGATCCGAGCAGAGTCAACTATTGAGTCGCTCCCGGTGATCGGTGGTCACGAGAGGATCGGCGAGGGTCTGTCCTCAACGCCGCGTCGCTCAGCCATGAAGGAGGCCACTGCTCCGCCCCTGACACCAGTAAACGCAATGGCCCCGCATGTGGCCGCTGAATCGGGCACCCCGATTCAACACCGTCCCCTGATGAGGCAGCACACTTTCAGCCAGAAGACCTTCTTGCGCGGCGACAACTGCGTTCAGTGCCAGAAGCG AATTCGCTTTGGAGCAGTTGGCCTTCGCTGTCGGGACTGCCCTGTGCGCTGCCACATAGACTGTCGGTATCTTCTCACCGTCAGCTGTGTGCCACAGACAGGAACCCCCACGGCTAAGACCATGACCGGCTATGTCAGCGACTTTGCACCTTCGGTAGCGCCCATGATTCCTGCTCTGATTGTGCACTGTGTGAACGAGATTGAGGCCCGAGGCTTAAAGGAGGTGGGACTGTACAGGTTGTCTTCTTCGGAGCGGGAGTACAAGGCTCTTAAGGAACAGTTTTTAAGAGGAAAGGCTACGCCACATTTGGGCAACACAGATATCTATGTGCTGTGCTGTTGTGTGAAGGATTTCCTCAGGTCTCTCACAGAGCCCCTTATTCCGACCAGCCAGTGGAAAGATTTTGCCAACGCCGTTCAGGATCCGGACGCCAAAGATGCTCAGGAAATGCTGTACAAGTCGGTGAAGCAGCTGCCACAAGCCAATCGGGACACGTTGGCCTTCCTGATTCTTCATTTCCAGCGGATCGCAGAGTGCCGCGAGGTGCTGATGCCCATCGACAATCTGTCGCTCATCTTCGGTCCAACTATTGTCGGATACTCTACGCCAGATCCAGACCAGCATGCGATTTACACGGAGGTCTTTACCCAGAAGCAGGTAATGAAGGCTCTCCTGGAGTTGCCCGTGTCCTTCTGGGAGCAGTACATAGCCATAGATCATACCCGGACGCCAGCAACAGTGGTGAAGCGAGTACCTAGCAGCAACAAGGACTTGCTGTCCTTATACG CTACTCCTTTCAAGGGCACCATTAAAAAGCGAAAGTTTTACGGAACACCGCCAGCCTCTGCCCACAAGAAATAA
- the LOC6496553 gene encoding nedd8-activating enzyme E1 catalytic subunit yields MSVHSPNPALILQNKRWNGLRNVLEREGPFCKDDFSASSDNLEFLQTNCKLLVIGAGGLGCELLKDLALMGFGNLHVIDMDTIELSNLNRQFLFRRTDIGSSKAECAARFINGRVPTCRVTPHFKKIQDFDETFYQQFNLIVCGLDSIVARRWINGMLLSMLRYEDDGSIDTTSIIPMIDGGTEGFKGNARVILPGYTACIECTLDLFPPQVNYPLCTIANTPRLPEHCIEYVKIIQWDKESPFGVPLDGDDPQHIGWVYERALERANEFNITGVTYRLVQGVVKHIIPAVASTNAVIAAACALEVFKLATSCYDYMSNYLNFNDLDGIYTYTYEAEKSEGCLACSNVPQTVTVDDPNTTTLEDVIKQLCDSPRFQLKNPSLTTVMKDGKQKTLYMSTVKSIEVATRKNLTQSLGELGLQDGQQLTVTDVTSPSAMIVQLKFQGNEIEMV; encoded by the coding sequence ATGTCGGTCCATTCGCCTAATCCTGCTTTGATTTTGCAAAATAAGCGGTGGAACGGTCTGCGCAACGTTCTGGAGCGAGAAGGACCCTTCTGCAAAGATGACTTCTCCGCCTCGTCCGACAATCTGGAGTTTCTCCAGACCAATTGCAAGTTGTTGGTGATCGGAGCCGGCGGTCTTGGCTGTGAACTGCTCAAGGATCTGGCTTTGATGGGTTTCGGCAACCTGCACGTCATCGACATGGACACCATTGAACTGTCCAATCTTAACCGTCAGTTCCTCTTCCGTCGCACCGACATCGGCTCCTCAAAGGCCGAATGTGCTGCCCGGTTTATCAATGGAAGGGTGCCGACTTGCCGGGTGACGCCTCATTTCAAGAAGATCCAGGATTTTGACGAGACCTTCTACCAGCAATTCAACCTAATCGTGTGCGGCCTGGATTCGATTGTGGCCCGTCGATGGATCAACGGAATGCTGCTCTCCATGCTGCGCTACGAGGATGACGGCTCGATAGACACGACCTCCATTATTCCAATGATTGACGGCGGCACTGAGGGATTCAAGGGCAACGCCCGTGTGATCTTGCCTGGGTATACGGCCTGCATCGAATGCACATTGGATTTGTTCCCACCCCAGGTTAACTATCCACTGTGCACTATAGCCAATACGCCCCGTTTGCCGGAGCACTGCATCGAGTATGTGAAGATCATACAGTGGGACAAGGAGAGCCCCTTCGGAGTGCCGCTGGACGGTGATGATCCCCAGCACATTGGATGGGTCTACGAACGGGCCTTGGAGAGGGCCAACGAGTTCAACATCACCGGAGTCACCTATCGCCTCGTCCAGGGCGTCGTGAAGCACATCATTCCTGCCGTGGCAAGCACAAATGCAGTCATAGCAGCTGCGTGTGCTCTGGAGGTGTTTAAGCTGGCCACCAGCTGCTACGACTACATGTCCAACTACCTCAACTTTAACGATCTGGATGGTATTTACACTTACACCTACGAGGCGGAGAAGTCGGAGGGGTGCTTGGCCTGCAGCAACGTGCCGCAGACAGTGACCGTCGACGATCCCAACACCACAACGCTGGAGGATGTGATAAAACAGCTGTGCGACTCGCCTCGCTTCCAGCTAAAGAACCCATCGCTCACCACTGTGATGAAAGATGGCAAACAGAAAACCCTATACATGTCCACTGTAAAGAGCATCGAGGTTGCCACACGGAAGAACCTCACCCAATCGCTTGGCGAACTGGGGCTACAAGATGGCCAACAACTAACAGTCACCGATGTCACCTCGCCTTCGGCCATGATCGTACAGCTCAAGTTCCAAGGCAATGAAATCGAAATGGTTTAA
- the LOC6494022 gene encoding enoyl-[acyl-carrier-protein] reductase, mitochondrial, whose product MLRRSRIQSLSPALWSRHMSVVAKSLKYTEHGEPQDVLKLVEDELSDPKGKQVLVKILAAPINPADINTIQGKYPVKPKFPAVAGNEFVGEVICVGENVKDLKEGQHVIPLATGLGTWTTHAVYNADQLLAVSKKVGLAEAATVTVNPCTAYRMLKDFVHLCPGDTVIQNGANSAVGQAVHQLCRAWGINSIGIVRDRPEIAELKEMLKCLGATEILTEAEIRTSDIFKTGKVKKPRLAFNCVGGKSATEVSRHLDHKGILVTYGGMSREPVTVATGPLIFKDIAFRGFWMTRWSKENYNAPERSEMFKEIFGLMENGKFVAPAHEMVPLEKFKDAAAAALNFKGFTGKKFILDMSK is encoded by the exons ATGTTGCGTAGATCGCGGATTCAAAGTTTAAGCCCTGCCCTATGGAGCCGACATATGTCGGTAGTGGCCAAGTCACTAAAATACACAGAGCATGGCGAACCGCAAGATGTGCTCAAGCTGGTTGAGGATGAACTGTCGGATCCAAAGGGCAAACAGGTCCTGGTAAAGATCCTGGCTGCTCCTATCAACCCAGCCGATATAAACACTATCCAAG GAAAATATCCAGTGAAACCAAAGTTTCCAGCCGTTGCCGGCAACGAGTTTGTGGGCGAAGTGATCTGCGTGGGTGAAAATGTAAAGGATCTGAAGGAGGGTCAACATGTCATTCCACTGGCTACTGGTCTCGGCACATGGACAACTCATGCTGTCTACAACGCGGACCAGCTGCTGGCTGTGTCCAAGAAAGTCGGCCTAGCGGAGGCGGCCACAGTGACGGTGAATCCCTGCACTGCTTACCGTATGCTGAAGGACTTTGTTCACCTCTGTCCAGGCGACACGGTCATCCAGAACGGAGCCAACAGTGCAGTGGGGCAGGCAGTGCATCAGCTGTGCCGTGCATGGGGCATTAATAGCATTGGCATCGTTAGGGATCGCCCGGAGATAGCCGAACTGAAGGAGATGCTGAAGTGCCTTGGAGCCACTGAGATTCTGACAGAGGCGGAGATCCGTACCAGTGACATTTTTAAAACGGGAAAGGTGAAAAAGCCGCGCCTGGCCTTCAACTGTGTGGGTGGTAAGAGTGCGACGGAAGTGTCGCGCCATTTGGACCACAAAGGCATCCTCGTCACCTACGGTGGCATGTCGCGGGAGCCCGTAACTGTTGCTACTGGTCCCCTAATCTTTAAGGATATTGCGTTTAGAGGCTTCTGGATGACTCGCTGGTCCAAGGAGAATTACAATGCTCccgaacgatcggaaatgttCAAGGAAATCTTTGGGCTGATGGAGAATGGAAAGTTTGTCGCTCCCGCGCACGAGATGGTGCCGCTGGAAAAGTTCAAAGATGCGGCTGCAGCGGCCCTGAACTTTAAAGGATTCACGGGCAAGAAATTTATTTTGGACATGAGCAAGTAG
- the LOC6496554 gene encoding E3 ubiquitin-protein ligase RNF25: MDALQDEVESLEAILMEDVIIKRTPSGEVDFIETTVLPLTGEEEEQQYVCVTLQVYPPQGYPDVSPLFKLLKPRGLDDSRLESIRSACNAKIKESLGFPVVFDLIEVVREHLTGSNLPCGQCVICLYGFAEGDEFTRTECFHYLHSYCLARHLNAMRRNYQEEFEKLPAWQQKTADPFQALCPVCREHIGDDTDSLKCAMPPSELTNAPDFKVTQELRQMQQRMSQLYLQQKSRGAIIDVKAEGAAVISIETEEDIRRRQRREEAEAAKKLEGPAKEEPPKPTTSSTFAPVVQETQRIAPEPTNNNYHHNRRHYRGGRRHHHHHGHHHRVERDREQNSGVATGSASGGGSSSNTGSGKQGKAQSASSGLAR, from the exons atggatgc TTTGCAAGATGAGGTCGAGTCGCTGGAGGCAATACTTATGGAGGATGTTATCATTAAACGAACACCGAG CGGCGAGGTTGACTTTATTGAGACTACTGTGCTCCCACTGACGggtgaggaggaggagcagcagtaCGTGTGTGTGACACTGCAGGTGTATCCCCCGCAAGGATATCCCGATGTTAGTCCTTTATTTAAGCTGCTAAAACCCAGGGGACTGGATGACTCCAGGCTAGAGTCCATCAGGAGCGCCTGCAATGCCAAGATCAAAGAGTCTCTTGGTTTCCCAGTCGTTTTCGACCTCATTGAAGTGGTGCGAGAGCACCTGACTGGCAGCAACCTACCCTGCGGGCAGTGCGTGATCTGTCTTTACGGCTTCGCCGAAGGCGACGAGTTCACGCGCACCGAGTGCTTCCACTACTTACACAGCTACTGCCTGGCCCGACATCTAAATGCCATGCGTCGTAATTACCAGGAGGAGTTCGAGAAACTGCCAGCTTGGCAGCAAAAGACCGCCGATCCCTTCCAGGCTCTCTGCCCCGTTTGCCGTGAACACATCGGTGATGATACCGACAGCCTGAAGTGCGCCATGCCGCCATCAGAGCTGACCAATGCCCCCGATTTTAAGGTTACCCAGGAGTTGCGGCAAATGCAGCAGCGGATGTCACAGCTCTATCTGCAGCAAAAGAGTCGCGGTGCCATTATTGATGTAAAGGCCGAAGGAGCAGCCGTTATTTCCATTGAGACCGAAGAAGATATTCGTCGGCGTCAGCGTCGAGAGGAGGCAGAGGCTGCCAAGAAGTTAGAGGGCCCGGCTAAGGAGGAGCCTCCCAAACCAACCACCAGCTCCACCTTTGCGCCGGTGGTGCAGGAGACACAACGCATTGCTCCGGAACCGACAAACAACAACTACCACCACAATAGGCGGCATTACAGAGGCGGACGTCGGCATCATCATCACCACGGCCACCATCATCGTGTTGAACGCGATCGTGAACAAAATTCGGGTGTTGCAACAGGATCGGCCAGCGGCGGAGGCTCCTCATCGAATACAGGAAGCGGCAAACAGGGAAAGGCCCAGTCAGCCAGCTCTGGGCTTGCCAGGTGA